A region of the Geitlerinema sp. PCC 9228 genome:
GAAAGCCTCACGTTTTCCTATCCCAAGCTTATCTCTCAAGAAAACTACGACCCCAGCCCCTATTTAGAATCTTTAGAAATATCACCCAGCGAACCGCCTCCCCTCGCGATCGCAAGTTGGGAAACCGCCCGTCGCATCGCTTTGCAAAACCAGCAGCTTGTTCAAAAACTATCCAAACGCGATCGCATTTTACCCACCATCCAACACGCCTGGGAAGTAGAAAAACAGCGAGAAAGCACCGCCCCTTACAACGAATACGACGGTGCCATCCAAATTTCCATCGACCCCAACCGACGAAAATTCAGCGCCTCCCAACTCACGCAAATCGGTCATTGCCCCTTCCAGTGGTTTGCCAGCCGCCTGTTGAAACTGGAAGAACTAACAGAAGCCGATACCGAGTTAAGCTATTCTTTGAAAGGCAAACTATATCACAAAGTCTTAGAAAAATTTGCCCAACGAGTATTGAGCGAAATTGAAAAGGAAACCCTAGAAACGACCTTAGAAACCGCCTTCGATGAAGCCGAAAAAGACGAAAAAATCGCCGCAGAAATTGCCGCAGTGGAAGGTTGGCAAGCCAGGCGTCAAGAACATTTGAATACATTGCGCCACGCTATTTCCCAAACTGACTTTCTCCCACCGGGTGCCACCATTCAAGATACGGAAAAACGTTTTGAGGGCACCTGGCATGACTTGCAAATTACCGGTTATATCGATCGCATAGATTCTACCAAAGACGGCTTGCGCATTGTCGATTATAAAACCGCATCTAACCCTCCCAAAGGCATCAAAGACCAACAAGGGCAACTAAAAATTGACATTCAATTACCCCTCTACGCCCAGGTAGCTGCCCCAAGTTTGTTTCCCAACCAGCCAGTCGCAGCAACTGTTTACTATTCTTTGACCAAAGGCAAAATTTTCAACAAAACGAAAAAGGCAACAGCGCAAGAGGACATAGCACATTTTGCTGAAAAAGTCAAGTATTATTTGCAAGCTGGATACTATCCCGTCAACCCCGATAGAAAGCAAGAAGCCTGCGAGCAATGTTCGTTTGATTTGGTATGCCGTCGGGGCAATCGTTTGGCGAGGAAAACGGAAGAGACATGAATTGGGGGGGCAACCACGGGGGGTTGCCCCTACAGTTGCGGATAAAAAATGAGGGGCATTTCCAACTGAATTGGAAAACCTTTCTACAACTTTTGCCCGCGAATGGATAAATCCAATAATTCCATCGGATGCATCAACGGCATTTCCTTCCCTTGCAGGCGCATGTGTTTTTGAATTTGCAACGAACAACCGGGATTGGGCGAAACAATTAACTCTGCCCCCGTATCGAACAAATTCTCTACCTTCTGTTCGCCCAACTCATCTGCTACTTGCGGCTGCAACATATTGTAAACCCCCGCACTGCCGCAACACAGTGCCGCATCCACAGGTTCGCGCAAACGGATATTGGGAATTTGTTGCAAAACTTGCCGGGGTTGCAGGCTAATTTGTTGCCCGTGTAGTAGGTGACAGGCATCTTGAAAAACAATGGGCAATTCTTGGTCGCTGACGGGATGCAAATCCGCCGTCATGCCTACTTCTGCCAAAAATTCCTGCACGTCGCGCACTTTGGCGGCAAAATTGGCAGCTTTTTCCCGATATTCTGGGTCGTCTTCCAAAATATGACCGTATTCTTTCAATGTATGCCCGCAACCGGCAGCATTGATAATAACAGCATCCAAATCCATGCCTGCAAAAGAATCAATCAACTGACGGGCAAGGCTTTGGGCTTGGGCTTCTTGACCTTGGTGGGCGGGCAATGCCGCACAACAGCCTTGACTTGGCGGAATTACAACCTCGCAACCGTTGGCAGTTAGCACCCGCACGGTGGCTTCGTTGACGGGATGGAAAAACAAACGCTGCACGCATCCTAGAATAACACCAACCCGATAGCGTTTTTCTCCTTGGGCGGGAATCACCGTGGGGAAATTGTCGCGAAAGGCATCTGGCGTTAGTTGCGGCAGAATGGATTCCATGGCACCCAGGCGGGGGAAGATTTTGGGTAGCAAACCGGTGGCGCGCACTAGTTTTTGCAATCCCAGTTTTTGATATAAAAATAAGGGGGCTAGCAGCCAACGCAGCCGGCGGGGGTAGGGAAATAGGGAGAAAATCAACCCCCGAATGAAGCGATCGCGCCAAGAACGTTCTACGTTACGCTCTACTTGGGGTCTAGTGGCAGCAATTAAGCGATCGTAAGCCACCCCGGAAGGGCAGGTAGTGACACAGGCAAGGCAACCCAAACAGGTGTCAAAATGCTGGGTGGTAGCGGGTTCTAGAGGCACATCTTCTTTGTTGATGGCATCCATCAAATAAATACGCCCCCGGGGAGAATCCATTTCTTTGCCGATGACGCGATAGCTGGGGCAGGTAGCCAAACAAAACCCGCAATGCACGCAGGTATCGATGATATCTTGCTGGGGGGGATTTTTGCTGTCAAAGGTAGGAAATTGTAAGGGGGCTTCGTGGGTGGGAATTTCTGGAGATTCTTCTGTTTGGATATCCTCTAATTTGGCTGGTCTGGTTTGGGGATTTTCCGATTGTGTCATATGAAATCCTATTTGAAAAGTGTGAAAAGTTTTCTAGAACCAAAATTTTCTAAATGCCACCGACAAAACGATAGGGATTGAGAATTTTGCGATCGTCAAATTGATTTTTAATTTTCTCCATCCAGGAAAAGGCGTTTCCCGAATAGCCCCAAACATCGATTTGGTTTTTGAGTGCTGGAGGAGCTTCTAAAATGGTCAGAAAACCGCGTTCGGTTTCGCAAAAAGCTCGCAAACGTTTAATTTCATCGCTGGTTGGCTGCCCCTCTTGGTAGGGAAAACGAATTCTTCCCAAACCGCTGCGACCCCGCATACAAGCGATCGCGCCTTTTGGAATTTGGTCGAGACAAGCCACCGCTGATGTAGGTTTTACTCCTATTTTGCCGAGAATTTCCCATCCTGGGGACGGTGATTCCATAAAAGTTGACAATCTTTTCCATAAATCGCTTTCATTAGCATCCCCATAAATTTGGGCATTTATACTTACATTTTCCAGGATTTTAACGGTATTTTTAGCCTGTTCTTCCACGCTTTCTGGTGTGCTTTGAAACCGCACCCACAATCCCATCTCATTTCCCATGTCTAATTGAGCCATTGCACTGGCAGATACGTATTCCAAAGCCGTTGGAGTAAGCGTTGAAGCCAACAGCATTTTGCCAGCTTCCGCGATTTGGGAGACATCGCCGCTAATCACAACTGTGGTAGCTGCCGGTGGCATGGGATAAGCGCGAAATGTCACTTGGGTTAAAATTCCTAAGGTGCCGTAAGAGCCGGTAAATAATTTCATCATGTCGTAGCCGGCAACATTTTTGACGACGCGCCCTCCCGCTTTGGCAAAAACGCCATCGGAACGCACAAAGGAAATGCCAATCAACTGGTCGCGCACACCGCCATACCGCTGTCGTAAAAATCCCGAATCTGCGGTGGCTACCATACCTCCTAGGGTAGCGCGATCGCGGTAGGTTGGATCCAGCGCCAAAAACTGATTTTCTGCCGCCATCGTCGCCTGCACTTCCGCAAAAGGCGTTCCCGCAGCCGCTGTCAGCGTTAAATCACCCGCCGCATGTTCCACCACGCCGCACAAACGCTCGGTGCTAACAATTAGTTTGACACCGGATGCCAAGCCTCCCCAATCAATTTTGCTGCTGTTGCCGGTGGGTAAGATGCCCCAGCCATTTTTATAAGCCAGGGCAACCACTTCCGCCAAAGCTTCCGGCGTTTGGGGAACAACCATACATTCCGGCAAAGATGCCCTAGGTGAGAGCGCCTTTTTTATCTTTTGCTGGCGCTGTTGGGGCAACTGTTCAAAAGCGACAATATCCGCCGCATCTACAATTGTTTCTAAACTGTTGACAACCATTGCTTATTTATTTTGAACTACTGCAAAAACAAACGCGGGGGGGAACCAAGCAAGCACTGAGACTTACTCCTAAGATGGCTCCCTATCCCGCAAACCAACTGCCGTGCGCAAAATTTGCCCAGCCAGAATCGCTGCCCCAAAGCCGTTGTCGATGTTGACCACGCCAATCCCGGGGGCACAGGAGTTCAGCATGGTCAGCAAAGGTGCCAAACCGTTAAAACTAGCACCATAACCGATACTGGTGGGAACAGCAATCACGGGAGAATCCGCCAAACCAGCTACTACGCTGGGCAAAGCCCCTTCCATACCAGCTACCACAATTAAAACATCTACAGAAGCGATCGCTTTTCGGTGGTTGAGCAAGCGATGGATACCAGCAACGCCAACATCCGTAAAACGCCGTACGGAAAAACCGCATAATTCTGCCGTCACCGCTGCTTCTTCCGCTACAGGCAAATCAGAAGTACCCGCACACAAAACAGCAATTTTCCCGGGTTTGGGGCTGGGATAGCAAGGAATGGAACAAATGCGAGCAGTTTCGTAGTAATGCAGTTCCGGAATTTTGGGTTGAATTTGCCGATACACTTCTGGCGAGATTCTGGTTGCCATCACCAGGGGAGATTTCTGCCGCATTGCCAGCATAATTTCTACAATTTGTGCGGGGGGTTTCCCAGCGCCGTAGACCACTTCTGGAAATCCGGTGCGCAGGCTGCGGTGGTTGTCAATCTGCGCGAAATCTCCTACAGCTTGCACGTTGAGAAATTTTAGCTGTTCTTGGGCTTGTTCCGGGGGTATGTTGCCTGCTGCTACATTTTCTAAAAGGTTTCTGATAGATTCGTTTTGCTGCATAGGGAAATGGAGAGGTTGGTAGAGGGCAGGATTTGTATGTTGTTTTATAGCATTTTTTTTCGATGGTGAAAATGAAATTTGGTGGCTGTTACGAGGGTTCCCGTGGATCCAAATTACGGTAGTCTGCCCGAATATGATTCATACCAAATCCGATGTGTGTAAATCATATT
Encoded here:
- a CDS encoding heterodisulfide reductase-related iron-sulfur binding cluster, whose protein sequence is MTQSENPQTRPAKLEDIQTEESPEIPTHEAPLQFPTFDSKNPPQQDIIDTCVHCGFCLATCPSYRVIGKEMDSPRGRIYLMDAINKEDVPLEPATTQHFDTCLGCLACVTTCPSGVAYDRLIAATRPQVERNVERSWRDRFIRGLIFSLFPYPRRLRWLLAPLFLYQKLGLQKLVRATGLLPKIFPRLGAMESILPQLTPDAFRDNFPTVIPAQGEKRYRVGVILGCVQRLFFHPVNEATVRVLTANGCEVVIPPSQGCCAALPAHQGQEAQAQSLARQLIDSFAGMDLDAVIINAAGCGHTLKEYGHILEDDPEYREKAANFAAKVRDVQEFLAEVGMTADLHPVSDQELPIVFQDACHLLHGQQISLQPRQVLQQIPNIRLREPVDAALCCGSAGVYNMLQPQVADELGEQKVENLFDTGAELIVSPNPGCSLQIQKHMRLQGKEMPLMHPMELLDLSIRGQKL
- a CDS encoding FAD-binding oxidoreductase, whose translation is MVVNSLETIVDAADIVAFEQLPQQRQQKIKKALSPRASLPECMVVPQTPEALAEVVALAYKNGWGILPTGNSSKIDWGGLASGVKLIVSTERLCGVVEHAAGDLTLTAAAGTPFAEVQATMAAENQFLALDPTYRDRATLGGMVATADSGFLRQRYGGVRDQLIGISFVRSDGVFAKAGGRVVKNVAGYDMMKLFTGSYGTLGILTQVTFRAYPMPPAATTVVISGDVSQIAEAGKMLLASTLTPTALEYVSASAMAQLDMGNEMGLWVRFQSTPESVEEQAKNTVKILENVSINAQIYGDANESDLWKRLSTFMESPSPGWEILGKIGVKPTSAVACLDQIPKGAIACMRGRSGLGRIRFPYQEGQPTSDEIKRLRAFCETERGFLTILEAPPALKNQIDVWGYSGNAFSWMEKIKNQFDDRKILNPYRFVGGI
- the larB gene encoding nickel pincer cofactor biosynthesis protein LarB, which codes for MQQNESIRNLLENVAAGNIPPEQAQEQLKFLNVQAVGDFAQIDNHRSLRTGFPEVVYGAGKPPAQIVEIMLAMRQKSPLVMATRISPEVYRQIQPKIPELHYYETARICSIPCYPSPKPGKIAVLCAGTSDLPVAEEAAVTAELCGFSVRRFTDVGVAGIHRLLNHRKAIASVDVLIVVAGMEGALPSVVAGLADSPVIAVPTSIGYGASFNGLAPLLTMLNSCAPGIGVVNIDNGFGAAILAGQILRTAVGLRDREPS